The genomic DNA CCAGATGCCGTGGTTGCCGATGCCCACCTTCGCGCGCTCCGCCTCGGCGATGAGCTCCTTGAAGATGGAGATCATGCCTGCCCAGTAGGCCTCGTCCATCGCGGGGTCCTGCGGCTCCGGGAAGTTAATGTACTGGAGCTGGGAGCGGATGCCGAGGTCGCCCTGCGCGCGGATGACCTGCAGGGCGGCGTCGATCTCCTTGCGGTGCTTCGAGGGGTTCAGCAGGATATCGGGCTCACTCGCCGGCGGGAACGACTTCAAGTGGCCCTTCTGGGACATCGCCAGCACCTCGATCCCGGCGTCGTTGAGCTTCCCGATGAGCTCGCGCATCGCCGGCACGTTGAGGGTGCGACCCTCCTTGTAGCCCGGCATTCCGCCGACGCCGAGGTTGACGTACCGAACGCCGAGCTCGTTGCACCGGGCGATGACTTTCGCGGGGTCAGCGCTGTTGTTGAAGTAGCCGACCTTGAGCTGCGGCATGGGGACCTCCGGGACCAAGGATTAAGCGCAGAGTGCGCAAAGGGCGCAAAGGTAAGACAGAGGCAATTATGATGGATGCAAGATCAGTTATGAAGAGGGGGATGTGGTTTTCCCCAACCCTCATCTTTCGCTCTTTGCCTCATCTTTGCGTTCTTAGCGTACTTTGCGCTTAATCTCTTCACTTATTGCCTTCTGCGCCGCAGACACGTACTCGTCCGTCGTGAAGCCCTCCACACGTGTTTCAAATCCGTGCGGGCCGAAGCCATAGACGATCTTTTCCTTAACGCGGTATTCGGGGTCGTTGAAGTAGTAGGGGTGGGTGTCATGCAAGTCCTGGGGGAGCTTTTCATTCTCGTAGACGGCGGGGTTCGCAAGCACTGCCAGGGGGACGCGCCTGCTCGGGTCTACCGGGCGCGCCGGCACGACGATGTCTCCCAGGATAACCTCCGGCTTGAGGTCGGGGGCCCAGTGCACGACGGCGTACGTCTCGCCGGGCTCTACCCAGTCTGCCATCTTGCGGCGCGTTAGCTCGAACTCGTACCACTTGCGCAGCTCGACCAGCAGCTCCTCCGGCATTGAGCTGTCGGCGGCGTACCTCGAAAGGTCGCCCTGAGCGCGGAGGTCGTTGAAGACCATAAACCAGTTGAGGATGTCGCGCACCCCGCGGGCGTACTTGCTGTACCGCTCGGTGCGGCGCGGGCTGCACTCGTCGACGGATACGACGTGCGGCATCTCGCGACTCAGCTGCCGGACGAACTCCGGCGGGAAGCCGGAGCGGTTCCAGCGCTCAAGGTAGTGCGGGACGGTCAGGCGCATCGAGGAGTGCGACTGCACCCGGTCGTATCGCACATGGAAGCCCTCTGCCATGAGGATATTCTCGATTGGCTCGACGACCCAGTGGCGGCCGTAGCGATCGTTGGCGGCGACGACGATGGGCCTGTCCGTGTTGGCCTTGAACCAGCGAAGGAATGTGAGGAGGGCGACCGCCTCGTAGGCGGCGCGCCTGGCCTCAAGCGCGTCCTGTTCAGACAGCGGGTACCCGCTCGACGGCGCCGGCGGCGGCTGGTCGGGCAGGCCGTCGTACATCTCGCGCTGCTTGTCGATCGTCTTGGGAAGGTCCTTCTGCCTGGCGCACTCGGAAACGAAGCGCTTCAGCTCCAGCTCCCGCTGCAGA from SAR202 cluster bacterium includes the following:
- a CDS encoding sugar phosphate isomerase/epimerase, whose translation is MPQLKVGYFNNSADPAKVIARCNELGVRYVNLGVGGMPGYKEGRTLNVPAMRELIGKLNDAGIEVLAMSQKGHLKSFPPASEPDILLNPSKHRKEIDAALQVIRAQGDLGIRSQLQYINFPEPQDPAMDEAYWAGMISIFKELIAEAERAKVGIGNHGIWRCIPDGIREEAIKNGLTADGYRHYIEPKFNGPYLVRTVEHCRRLAEAVPSPYHGITMCTGMYIHGGDPLAEMPKWKGKIFFCQIRDLNAHWPHSREMFPGTGVLNFKAILTALKDAGYTGFLHPEHLGNPSYPGEDLELKATKLLKDWVKHVRGAA